A single region of the Streptomyces vilmorinianum genome encodes:
- a CDS encoding O-methyltransferase, translated as MRQLRGQERAITANRQTSWAFADAFVAEDDALRWARERAREAGLPSVSPGTGAALRLLAATADAKAVAEIGTGTGVSGIYLLYGMRPDGVLTTVDLEPERQQFAKTAFRAAGFAGNRARFIPGRALDVLPRLADGGYDLVFCDGDPLESLDYLAESLRLLRPGGLVCFEGVFADGRTVDSAAQPAEVLRIRELLRAVRESQELLPALLPVGDGLLCAVRRG; from the coding sequence TTGCGCCAACTACGGGGACAGGAGAGGGCCATTACCGCCAACCGGCAGACGAGCTGGGCGTTCGCCGACGCCTTTGTCGCCGAGGACGACGCGCTGCGCTGGGCCCGTGAGCGGGCCCGGGAGGCAGGGCTGCCCTCGGTGTCACCGGGCACCGGCGCCGCTCTGCGCCTGCTGGCCGCCACGGCGGACGCGAAAGCGGTGGCCGAAATCGGTACCGGCACGGGCGTGTCCGGCATCTATCTCCTGTACGGGATGCGGCCGGACGGGGTCCTGACGACGGTGGACCTGGAGCCGGAGCGCCAGCAGTTCGCGAAGACGGCGTTCCGGGCTGCCGGTTTCGCCGGGAACCGGGCGCGATTCATCCCGGGCCGGGCCCTGGACGTCCTGCCGCGGCTCGCGGACGGCGGGTACGACCTCGTCTTCTGCGACGGCGACCCGCTGGAGAGCCTGGACTACCTCGCTGAATCGTTGCGCCTGCTGCGACCAGGGGGTCTGGTCTGCTTCGAGGGCGTCTTCGCGGACGGCCGCACGGTCGACTCGGCGGCGCAGCCGGCGGAGGTGCTGCGGATACGGGAGCTGCTGCGGGCGGTCCGGGAGAGCCAGGAGCTGCTCCCGGCGCTGCTGCCCGTGGGAGACGGTCTGCTGTGCGCGGTGCGCCGCGGCTGA
- a CDS encoding DUF3117 domain-containing protein, which translates to MAAMKPRTGDGPLEVTKEGRGIVMRVPLEGGGRLVVELTPDEAEALGDALKQVVG; encoded by the coding sequence ATGGCGGCCATGAAGCCGCGGACGGGCGACGGCCCGCTCGAGGTGACCAAGGAGGGGCGGGGCATCGTCATGCGCGTTCCGCTCGAAGGCGGCGGTCGGCTTGTCGTCGAGCTGACCCCGGACGAGGCCGAAGCACTCGGCGACGCCCTGAAGCAGGTAGTCGGCTGA
- a CDS encoding enoyl-CoA hydratase/isomerase family protein: MADTVLYEVTDGLATITLNRPEAMNAMNVEAKVALRDAAEAAAADTAVRAVLLTAAGDRAFCVGQDLKEHVGLLMSDKESGSRDTMNTVRDHYNPIVKALTGMKKPVVAGVNGVAAGAGFGFALAADYRVVADTAAFNTSFAGVALTADSGMSWTLPRLIGASRASDLLLFPRSISAQEAYELGIVNKLVPAADLAQEALKVARALAEGPTVAYAALKASMAYGADHSLAEALEKEDELQTEAGASEDHTIAVQAFLAKEKPRYVGR, from the coding sequence ATGGCCGACACCGTGCTGTACGAAGTGACCGACGGACTCGCCACGATCACGCTCAACCGGCCCGAGGCCATGAACGCGATGAACGTCGAGGCGAAGGTCGCGCTGCGGGACGCGGCGGAAGCGGCGGCGGCGGACACGGCCGTACGGGCGGTACTGCTGACGGCGGCGGGCGACCGGGCGTTCTGTGTGGGCCAGGACCTCAAGGAGCACGTGGGCCTGCTGATGTCGGACAAGGAGTCCGGGTCGCGGGACACGATGAACACCGTGCGGGACCACTACAACCCGATCGTGAAGGCACTGACCGGTATGAAGAAGCCGGTGGTGGCGGGCGTGAACGGCGTCGCGGCGGGGGCGGGCTTCGGCTTCGCGCTGGCGGCGGACTACCGCGTGGTCGCCGACACCGCCGCGTTCAACACGTCCTTCGCGGGGGTCGCGCTGACCGCCGACTCCGGCATGTCGTGGACGCTGCCCCGGCTGATCGGCGCGAGCCGGGCGTCCGACCTGCTCCTCTTCCCGCGCTCGATCAGCGCCCAGGAGGCGTACGAGCTCGGCATCGTGAACAAGCTGGTGCCCGCCGCCGACCTCGCGCAGGAGGCCCTGAAGGTGGCCCGCGCGCTGGCCGAGGGTCCGACGGTGGCGTACGCGGCGCTGAAGGCGTCGATGGCGTACGGCGCGGACCACTCGCTCGCGGAGGCGCTGGAGAAGGAGGACGAGCTCCAGACGGAGGCGGGCGCGTCGGAGGACCACACGATCGCGGTCCAGGCTTTCCTCGCGAAGGAGAAGCCGCGGTACGTGGGCCGCTGA
- a CDS encoding DNA-3-methyladenine glycosylase I: MTGGAIPGPDGRLRCPWGLSTEDYVTYHDEEWGRPVHGDDALFERLCLEAFQSGLSWITILRRREGFRRAFADFKIAAVAEFGEADRERLLADEGIIRNRAKIDATMANARTLLGWAPGELDALIWSYAPDPVTRPVPRTIGDVPAVTDESTALSKALKKRGVRFVGPTTAYALMQACGLVDDHVAGCVARGAR, from the coding sequence GTGACCGGCGGGGCGATCCCGGGACCGGACGGGCGGCTCCGCTGCCCGTGGGGCCTGTCGACCGAGGACTACGTCACGTACCACGACGAGGAGTGGGGCCGGCCGGTCCACGGGGATGACGCGCTGTTCGAGCGCCTCTGCCTTGAGGCCTTCCAGTCCGGTCTGTCGTGGATCACGATCCTGCGCCGCCGCGAGGGCTTCCGCCGGGCCTTCGCCGACTTCAAGATCGCCGCGGTGGCGGAGTTCGGCGAGGCGGACCGGGAGCGTCTCCTCGCGGACGAGGGCATCATCCGCAACCGCGCGAAGATCGACGCGACGATGGCGAACGCCAGGACGCTCCTCGGGTGGGCCCCCGGCGAACTGGACGCCCTGATCTGGTCCTACGCCCCGGACCCGGTGACCCGCCCGGTCCCGCGGACGATCGGCGACGTCCCGGCCGTGACGGACGAGTCGACCGCCCTGTCCAAGGCCCTGAAGAAGCGCGGCGTGCGGTTCGTGGGCCCGACGACGGCGTACGCCCTGATGCAGGCCTGCGGCCTGGTCGACGACCACGTGGCCGGGTGCGTGGCCCGGGGCGCCCGCTAA
- a CDS encoding DivIVA domain-containing protein has protein sequence MFWFLLIAMVVVVAAVTLAVVGGGDSEVLPEVAPEQLVDPLPTGRPVDRDDIEELRLPVTARGYRMADVDDVLGRLAAELAERDERIAELEAALAAGGGRPGPSMRKDDGQ, from the coding sequence GTGTTCTGGTTTTTGCTGATCGCGATGGTCGTGGTCGTCGCTGCGGTCACCCTCGCGGTGGTCGGCGGAGGGGACAGCGAGGTGCTGCCCGAGGTGGCGCCTGAGCAGTTGGTGGACCCGCTGCCCACCGGCCGGCCGGTCGACCGCGACGACATCGAGGAGCTCCGGCTGCCGGTGACCGCGCGGGGGTACCGCATGGCGGACGTGGACGACGTCCTGGGACGCCTGGCCGCGGAGCTCGCCGAGCGGGACGAGCGGATCGCGGAGCTCGAGGCGGCGCTGGCCGCGGGCGGCGGCCGGCCGGGACCTTCGATGCGGAAGGACGACGGCCAGTGA
- the folP gene encoding dihydropteroate synthase gives MLRLGRREFGPHEPVIMAIVNRTPDSFYDQGATFRDEPALARVEQAVAEGAAIIDIGGVKAGPGEEVTAEEEARRTVGFVAEVRRRHPDVVISVDTWRADVGEAVCEAGADVLNDAWGGVDPRLAEVAARYGAGLVCTHAGGAEPRTRPHRVEYEDVMADILRVTVGLAERAVDLGVRRDGIMIDPGHDFGKNTRHSLEATRRLGEMARTGWPVLVSLSNKDFVGETLDRPVKERVLGTLATTAVSAWLGARVYRVHEVAETRQVLDMVASIAGHRPPAVARRGLA, from the coding sequence ATGCTGCGCTTGGGACGGCGTGAATTCGGGCCGCACGAGCCGGTGATCATGGCGATCGTGAACCGGACGCCCGATTCCTTCTACGACCAGGGCGCCACCTTCCGCGACGAGCCCGCCCTCGCCCGCGTCGAGCAGGCGGTGGCCGAGGGCGCCGCCATCATCGACATCGGCGGCGTGAAGGCGGGCCCCGGCGAGGAGGTCACGGCCGAGGAGGAGGCGCGCCGCACGGTCGGTTTCGTCGCGGAGGTACGGCGGCGCCACCCGGACGTCGTCATCAGCGTCGACACCTGGCGCGCCGATGTCGGCGAGGCGGTCTGCGAGGCCGGCGCGGACGTCCTCAACGACGCGTGGGGCGGCGTGGATCCGCGCCTCGCGGAGGTCGCCGCCCGGTACGGCGCCGGCCTCGTCTGCACCCACGCGGGGGGCGCGGAGCCGCGCACGCGGCCGCACCGGGTCGAGTACGAGGACGTGATGGCCGACATCCTGCGGGTCACCGTGGGTCTCGCCGAGCGGGCGGTCGACCTGGGGGTGCGCCGGGACGGGATCATGATCGACCCGGGTCACGACTTCGGGAAGAACACCCGCCACAGCCTGGAGGCGACCCGGCGCCTCGGCGAGATGGCGCGGACGGGGTGGCCGGTGCTGGTGTCCCTGTCGAACAAGGACTTCGTCGGGGAGACGCTGGACCGGCCGGTGAAGGAGCGGGTGCTCGGCACTCTGGCGACGACGGCGGTGTCCGCGTGGCTGGGTGCGCGGGTGTACCGGGTGCACGAGGTGGCCGAGACGCGCCAGGTGCTGGACATGGTCGCGTCCATCGCCGGGCACCGGCCCCCGGCGGTGGCGCGGCGGGGCCTCGCCTGA
- a CDS encoding TIGR00730 family Rossman fold protein, whose amino-acid sequence MGIPEGASKPEEQRLGPVFRRRDQVQAGTTDQRLLDTEGDSEWVHTDPWRVMRIQSEFVEGFGALAELPSAISVFGSARTKPGSPEYEAGVRIGRALVEAGFAVITGGGPGSMEAANKGAREANGISVGLGIELPFEQGINPHVDIGVNFRYFFVRKTMFVKYAQGFVVLPGGLGTLDELFEALTLVQTRKVTRFPIVLFGTEYWGGLVDWLRDSVVAGGKASERDLLLFHVTDDVEETVAMVSKEIGH is encoded by the coding sequence ATGGGTATCCCCGAGGGAGCGTCGAAGCCCGAGGAGCAGCGGCTGGGACCGGTGTTCAGGCGCCGCGATCAGGTCCAGGCGGGCACCACGGATCAGCGTCTGCTGGACACCGAGGGCGACTCGGAGTGGGTGCACACCGACCCCTGGCGGGTCATGCGCATCCAGTCCGAGTTCGTGGAGGGCTTCGGCGCGCTCGCCGAACTGCCGAGCGCGATCAGCGTCTTCGGCTCGGCCCGCACAAAGCCGGGCTCGCCGGAGTACGAGGCGGGCGTCCGTATCGGCCGCGCGCTGGTCGAGGCCGGCTTCGCGGTGATCACGGGCGGCGGCCCGGGGTCGATGGAGGCGGCGAACAAGGGCGCGCGGGAGGCCAACGGCATCTCGGTGGGCCTGGGCATCGAGCTCCCCTTCGAGCAGGGGATCAACCCGCACGTCGACATCGGCGTGAACTTCCGCTACTTCTTCGTCCGCAAGACGATGTTCGTGAAGTACGCGCAGGGCTTCGTGGTCCTCCCCGGCGGCCTCGGCACCCTGGACGAGCTCTTCGAGGCGCTCACGCTGGTCCAGACGCGGAAGGTGACCCGCTTCCCGATCGTGCTCTTCGGTACGGAGTACTGGGGCGGCCTCGTCGACTGGCTGCGCGACTCGGTCGTGGCGGGCGGCAAGGCGTCGGAACGGGACCTGCTGCTCTTCCACGTGACGGACGACGTGGAGGAGACGGTGGCCATGGTGTCGAAGGAGATCGGCCACTGA
- the dapE gene encoding succinyl-diaminopimelate desuccinylase translates to MADYAPLDLTLDGPALTAALVDFPSVSGTEKPLADAIEQALRALPHLTVDRHGNNVVARTRLGRAERVVLAGHIDTVPIADNVPSRLDENGILWGCGTSDMKSGVAVQLRIAATVPEPNRDLTFVFYDNEEVAADLNGLGKVAEAHPDWLEGDFAVLLEPSSGQVEGGCQGTLRVFLRTEGERAHSARSWMGSNAIHAAAPILARLAAYEPRKPVIDGLEYHEGLNAVRIEGGVANNVIPDACTVVVNYRYAPDRSPAEALAHVHEVFADCGVAEFVVDDESPGALPGLSHPAAAAFMKAVGGTAQPKFGWTDVSRFSAVGVPAVNYGPGDPLYAHKRDEHVAVETIRHCEDRLRDWLTA, encoded by the coding sequence ATGGCTGACTACGCACCCCTCGACCTGACGCTGGACGGTCCGGCGCTCACCGCCGCGCTCGTCGACTTCCCCTCCGTCAGCGGGACCGAGAAGCCGCTCGCCGACGCCATCGAGCAGGCCCTGCGCGCCCTGCCGCACCTCACCGTCGACCGCCACGGCAACAACGTCGTGGCCCGTACGCGGCTCGGCCGCGCGGAGCGCGTGGTCCTCGCCGGGCACATCGACACCGTGCCGATCGCCGACAACGTGCCCTCGCGCCTCGACGAGAACGGCATCCTCTGGGGCTGCGGCACCTCCGACATGAAGTCGGGCGTCGCCGTCCAGCTCCGGATCGCCGCCACCGTCCCCGAGCCCAACCGCGACCTCACGTTCGTCTTCTACGACAACGAGGAGGTCGCCGCCGACCTCAACGGCCTGGGGAAGGTCGCCGAGGCGCACCCCGACTGGCTGGAGGGCGACTTCGCCGTCCTCCTGGAGCCCTCCAGCGGCCAGGTCGAGGGCGGCTGCCAGGGCACGCTGCGGGTCTTCCTGCGTACGGAGGGCGAGCGCGCCCACTCCGCGCGCTCCTGGATGGGCTCCAACGCCATCCACGCCGCCGCCCCGATCCTCGCCCGGCTCGCCGCGTACGAGCCCCGCAAGCCGGTCATCGACGGCCTGGAGTACCACGAGGGCCTCAACGCGGTGCGGATCGAGGGCGGCGTCGCCAACAACGTCATCCCCGACGCCTGCACGGTCGTCGTCAACTACCGCTACGCCCCCGACCGCTCCCCGGCCGAGGCCCTGGCGCACGTCCACGAGGTCTTCGCCGACTGCGGGGTCGCCGAGTTCGTGGTCGACGACGAGAGCCCCGGCGCCCTGCCCGGCCTCTCGCACCCGGCGGCGGCCGCCTTCATGAAGGCCGTCGGCGGCACCGCCCAGCCCAAGTTCGGCTGGACGGACGTGTCCCGCTTCAGCGCGGTCGGCGTGCCCGCCGTCAACTACGGTCCCGGTGACCCTCTGTACGCGCACAAGCGCGACGAGCACGTGGCCGTCGAGACGATCAGGCACTGCGAGGACCGGCTCCGCGACTGGCTTACTGCCTGA
- a CDS encoding ATP-binding protein — MSLPLTRRIARAALLVAAGATPVVGAAGSASAMDHSLAPTGALSGLTAVDSASLGNTVDGASQATTDVVGKTGGKSVDKAGKTVGKAGKSATPTAKKVAGEAGEVLGETAGAATESAEAPTGGAVGSLPTGGLMGGLPIGG; from the coding sequence ATGTCCCTCCCCCTGACCCGTCGGATCGCCCGCGCCGCACTCCTCGTCGCGGCCGGAGCAACCCCCGTGGTCGGTGCGGCCGGCTCCGCAAGCGCCATGGACCACAGCCTCGCGCCGACCGGGGCCCTCTCCGGTCTGACCGCCGTCGACAGCGCGAGCCTCGGCAACACCGTCGACGGCGCCTCGCAGGCCACGACCGACGTGGTCGGCAAGACCGGCGGCAAGAGCGTCGACAAGGCCGGCAAGACCGTCGGCAAGGCCGGCAAGAGCGCCACCCCGACCGCGAAGAAGGTCGCGGGCGAGGCGGGCGAGGTCCTCGGCGAGACCGCCGGCGCGGCCACCGAGAGCGCCGAGGCCCCGACCGGTGGCGCCGTGGGCAGCCTGCCCACCGGCGGCCTGATGGGCGGCCTGCCGATCGGCGGCTGA
- a CDS encoding bifunctional succinyldiaminopimelate transaminase/glutamate-prephenate aminotransferase: MSAVSGAVSSRLPVFPWDKLEPYKKTAAAHPDGIVDLSVGTPVDPVPELIQRALVAAADSPGYPTVWGTTELRDALTGWCERRLGAVGFTHRNVLPVVGSKELVAWLPTQLGLGAGDKVAYPRLAYPTYEVGARLCGAEPVVYDDPTELDPAGLKLLWLNSPSNPTGKVLGKDELVRIVAWAREHGVLVFSDECYLELGWEADPVSVLHPDVCGGSYEGIVAVHSLSKRSNLAGYRAAFIAGDAAVLGELLQIRKHGGMMTAAPVQAATVAALGDDAHVAEQRERYAARRAALRTALEAHGFRIEHSEASLYLWATRDEPCWETVAYLAEKGILVAPGDFYGAAGERFIRVAFTATDERVEAAVKRLG; encoded by the coding sequence GTGAGCGCAGTCTCGGGCGCCGTCTCTTCGCGCCTGCCCGTCTTCCCCTGGGACAAGCTGGAGCCGTACAAGAAGACGGCGGCCGCCCACCCGGACGGCATCGTGGACCTGTCCGTGGGCACGCCGGTCGACCCGGTGCCGGAGCTGATCCAGCGGGCGCTGGTCGCGGCGGCCGACTCCCCGGGCTATCCCACGGTGTGGGGCACCACCGAGCTGCGGGACGCGCTGACGGGCTGGTGCGAGCGGCGCCTGGGCGCGGTCGGTTTCACGCACCGGAACGTGCTGCCGGTCGTCGGCTCCAAGGAGCTGGTGGCCTGGCTGCCGACCCAGCTGGGGCTCGGGGCCGGGGACAAGGTCGCCTACCCGCGGCTCGCCTACCCGACGTACGAGGTCGGCGCGCGGCTCTGCGGCGCCGAGCCCGTCGTCTACGACGACCCCACCGAGCTCGACCCGGCCGGTCTGAAGCTGCTCTGGCTCAACTCGCCGTCCAACCCGACCGGCAAGGTCCTCGGCAAGGACGAGCTGGTCCGGATCGTGGCCTGGGCGCGTGAGCACGGCGTGCTGGTCTTCTCCGACGAGTGCTACCTGGAGCTTGGCTGGGAGGCCGACCCGGTCTCCGTCCTGCACCCGGATGTCTGCGGCGGCTCGTACGAGGGAATCGTCGCCGTCCACTCGCTCTCCAAGCGCTCCAACCTGGCCGGCTACCGCGCCGCGTTCATCGCGGGCGACGCGGCCGTCCTCGGGGAGCTGCTGCAGATCCGCAAGCACGGCGGGATGATGACGGCCGCGCCGGTGCAGGCGGCGACGGTGGCGGCGCTCGGCGACGACGCGCACGTGGCCGAGCAGCGCGAGCGGTACGCGGCCCGGCGGGCGGCCCTGCGGACCGCCCTGGAGGCGCACGGCTTCCGGATCGAGCACAGCGAGGCGAGCCTCTACCTGTGGGCGACCCGGGACGAGCCGTGCTGGGAGACGGTGGCGTACCTGGCCGAGAAGGGCATCCTGGTCGCGCCCGGCGACTTCTACGGGGCGGCGGGGGAGCGGTTCATCCGCGTGGCCTTCACCGCGACCGACGAGCGCGTCGAGGCGGCGGTCAAGCGCCTGGGCTGA
- the fdxA gene encoding ferredoxin, with product MTYVIAQPCVDVKDKACIEECPVDCIYEGSRSLYIHPDECVDCGACEPVCPVEAIFYEDDTPEEWKDYYKANVEFFDELGSPGGASKLGLIERDHPFIAALPPQNG from the coding sequence GTGACCTACGTCATCGCGCAGCCTTGTGTCGACGTCAAGGACAAGGCTTGCATCGAGGAGTGCCCCGTCGACTGCATCTACGAGGGCTCCCGGTCCTTGTACATCCACCCGGACGAATGCGTCGACTGTGGTGCTTGTGAGCCGGTGTGCCCGGTCGAGGCCATCTTCTACGAGGACGACACCCCGGAGGAGTGGAAGGACTACTACAAGGCGAACGTCGAGTTCTTCGACGAGCTCGGTTCGCCCGGTGGTGCCTCCAAGCTCGGCCTGATCGAGCGCGACCACCCCTTCATCGCCGCTCTGCCGCCGCAGAACGGCTGA
- a CDS encoding GNAT family N-acetyltransferase translates to MEFTAGGRLDVRITRADVGKRVSVRYVTDVAAPGAKFTDAVGVLTSWDEGVLLITRRTGERVRIAESALVAGKVVPAAPARRRGPAASFEELARVTARAWEPVESEALGAWTLRAAAGFTRRANSVLPLGDPGVPLDEALERVRAWYAARGLPAYVQAATGAEGTQELLCAELERHGWRREVSAEVRIAGLAPIADLDADISTVRLSRSPDASWLHLYNRSDVPGPHVLSVLSSGPSVWFASVPGTGEVPAAIGRCVVDGRWAGFMAVEVDPAYRRQGLATAVMTALARQALDEGASAAWLQVETDNAGARALYEGMGFAVHHHYHHYRAAEA, encoded by the coding sequence GTGGAATTCACCGCTGGAGGGCGCCTTGACGTACGTATTACCCGCGCTGACGTGGGAAAACGTGTCTCAGTTCGGTACGTGACGGACGTGGCTGCCCCCGGCGCGAAGTTCACCGACGCGGTCGGCGTTCTCACATCCTGGGACGAAGGTGTGCTGCTGATCACACGCCGGACCGGTGAACGTGTCCGGATCGCGGAATCCGCCCTGGTCGCGGGCAAGGTCGTGCCCGCCGCCCCGGCCCGCAGGCGCGGCCCGGCGGCCTCCTTCGAGGAGCTGGCGCGGGTCACCGCGCGCGCGTGGGAGCCGGTGGAGAGCGAGGCGCTCGGAGCGTGGACGCTGCGGGCGGCGGCGGGGTTCACGCGCCGGGCCAACTCCGTCCTTCCCCTCGGAGACCCGGGCGTGCCGCTGGACGAGGCCCTTGAGCGGGTACGGGCCTGGTACGCGGCCCGCGGCCTTCCCGCGTACGTCCAGGCCGCGACCGGCGCCGAGGGCACGCAGGAGCTGCTCTGCGCGGAGCTGGAGCGGCACGGCTGGCGTCGGGAGGTCTCGGCGGAGGTACGGATCGCCGGCCTCGCCCCGATCGCCGACCTCGACGCGGACATCTCCACCGTCCGGCTATCCCGGTCCCCGGACGCGTCCTGGCTCCACCTCTACAACCGCTCCGATGTGCCCGGCCCCCATGTGCTGAGCGTCCTCTCCAGCGGTCCGAGTGTGTGGTTCGCGTCCGTACCGGGCACCGGAGAGGTACCGGCGGCGATCGGACGCTGTGTGGTGGACGGTCGCTGGGCCGGATTCATGGCGGTGGAGGTCGACCCCGCGTACCGGCGCCAGGGCCTGGCCACGGCCGTCATGACGGCGCTCGCCCGGCAGGCCCTGGACGAGGGCGCCTCGGCGGCCTGGCTCCAGGTCGAGACGGACAACGCCGGGGCCCGGGCGCTGTACGAGGGCATGGGCTTCGCGGTCCATCACCACTACCACCACTACCGAGCGGCGGAGGCGTGA
- a CDS encoding transglutaminase-like domain-containing protein yields MTDVTSVTDWRREFANEARSRRPDLARLCLLIGAEADPDVTEADLDAAEIELDRLAGELPYGVRDPAGWVAALARLLGGRYGFQGVPADYQRLESSLLHEVLRRRRGLPILLSVVWMEVARRAGAPVYGLGLPGHFVVGFGDPADQVLADPFAGGRAMTGMDAELLVAGATGEPLEPSMLRPTDPLDIVLRILNNIRAWAAPRPERSEVALWAVELSLLLPSHPARLRYEHAELLVQRGEFLAGAAEMEAYATVVDAVEPSAAASIRNRAQAARALLN; encoded by the coding sequence GTGACCGACGTGACCAGCGTGACCGACTGGCGGCGGGAGTTCGCGAACGAGGCCCGCTCGCGACGTCCGGACCTCGCGCGGCTCTGTCTGCTGATCGGCGCCGAGGCGGACCCGGACGTGACCGAGGCCGATCTCGACGCGGCGGAGATCGAGCTGGACCGGCTGGCAGGCGAGCTCCCGTACGGCGTGCGGGACCCGGCGGGCTGGGTTGCGGCCCTGGCGCGGCTGCTCGGCGGACGGTACGGCTTCCAGGGTGTCCCGGCCGACTACCAGCGCCTGGAGTCCTCCCTGCTCCACGAGGTCCTGCGGCGCCGCCGCGGCCTGCCGATCCTCCTCTCGGTGGTCTGGATGGAGGTGGCCCGCCGGGCGGGTGCGCCGGTGTACGGGCTCGGCCTCCCGGGCCACTTCGTGGTCGGCTTCGGCGACCCGGCGGACCAGGTCCTGGCGGACCCCTTCGCGGGCGGCCGGGCGATGACGGGCATGGACGCGGAACTGCTGGTGGCGGGCGCGACGGGCGAGCCCCTGGAGCCGTCGATGCTCCGCCCGACGGACCCCCTGGACATCGTGCTGCGCATCCTGAACAACATCCGCGCCTGGGCCGCGCCCCGGCCGGAGCGCTCGGAGGTCGCGCTGTGGGCGGTGGAACTCTCCCTCCTGCTCCCCTCCCACCCGGCGCGGCTGCGCTACGAACACGCCGAGCTGCTGGTGCAGCGGGGCGAGTTCCTGGCGGGGGCGGCGGAGATGGAGGCGTACGCCACGGTCGTGGACGCGGTCGAACCGAGCGCGGCGGCGTCGATCAGGAACAGGGCGCAGGCCGCGCGGGCGCTGCTGAACTAG
- a CDS encoding DUF1877 family protein, whose amino-acid sequence MSIYLHFRAVAESEIRDDHAWLAAFMSEAWENDIAEYEAGIAHSINKGWDAVSDLYSVADARYADADEPWNLPIYGGRPVPHSAGADPSDPPLMLLEPPGVSQAARFLTTVSFDALWNVVGARFSVLGGTREEYLDHHRDLQEFYGQAASAGHAVVKAVWA is encoded by the coding sequence GTGAGCATCTACCTGCACTTTCGTGCCGTGGCTGAGTCCGAGATCCGGGACGACCACGCCTGGCTGGCCGCGTTCATGTCTGAGGCTTGGGAAAACGACATCGCCGAGTACGAAGCGGGCATCGCGCACTCGATCAACAAGGGCTGGGACGCTGTCAGCGACCTCTACTCTGTAGCCGATGCGCGCTATGCAGACGCCGACGAGCCTTGGAATCTGCCGATCTACGGCGGCCGCCCCGTGCCCCACAGCGCCGGCGCCGACCCCTCCGATCCTCCGCTGATGCTTCTGGAGCCGCCGGGGGTGTCACAGGCCGCGCGTTTTCTTACGACTGTCTCTTTCGACGCGCTGTGGAACGTTGTCGGTGCCAGGTTCAGTGTCCTTGGCGGGACCAGGGAGGAATACCTCGACCACCACAGGGACCTCCAAGAGTTCTACGGGCAGGCGGCTTCGGCAGGCCACGCCGTGGTCAAAGCGGTGTGGGCTTGA